The Arachis ipaensis cultivar K30076 chromosome B07, Araip1.1, whole genome shotgun sequence genome includes a window with the following:
- the LOC107610203 gene encoding uroporphyrinogen-III synthase, chloroplastic → MAHAACVSVLPYGRQLHRRIFFPPQRSSPSSASASATDSLFTSASASTSNYSPKVVVTRERGKNAKLITALAKHEIKCLELPLIEHAPGVDLDRLPSVLSDNVFDWIVITSPEAGSVFLEAWRAAGMPHVKIGVVGAGTASIFKEAMQSSNQLLDVAFAPSKATGKVLATELPKIGNKTTVLYPASEKASNEIEEGLSKRGFEVIRMNTYTTVPVQNVDQMVLKQALAAPVVTVASPSAIRAWKNLLSDSEWNNSVACIGETTAAMARRLGFRNVYYPTQPGLEGWVESILEALGSYDELLR, encoded by the exons ATGGCACATGCTGCTTGTGTCTCCGTTCTCCCCTACGGTCGTCAACTCCACCGACGAATCTTCTTCCCTCCTCAACGCTCATCTCCTTCCTCCGCCTCCGCCTCGGCCACCGATTCCCTCTTCACCTCCGCTTCCGCCTCCACTTCCAATTACTCCCCCAAAGTTGTCGTCACCAGAGAGCGTGGCAAGAACGCCAAGCTTATTACTGCTCTG GCCAAACATGAAATCAAGTGTTTGGAACTTCCTCTCATTGAGCACGCACCGGGAGTGGACTTAGATAGGCTTCCTTCTGTATTAAGTG ATAATGTGTTTGATTGGATTGTCATAACTTCCCCAGAAGCTGGTTCAGTCTTTCTAGAGGCATGGAG AGCTGCTGGGATGCCTCATGTCAAAATAGGCGTTGTTGGCGCCGGCACTGCAAGCATTTTCAAGGAAGCTATGCAGTCTTCAAATCAATTGCTTGATGTTGCCTTCGCACCATCAAAAG CAACAGGAAAGGTTTTGGCTACAGAACTTCCAAAGATTGGAAATAAAACAACTGTTCTATACCCTGCTTCTGAAAAGGCCAGCAATGAGATTG AGGAAGGACTTTCCAAGCGTGGATTTGAGGTTATTAGGATGAATACATACACAACG GTGCCAGTTCAAAATGTAGACCAAATGGTTCTTAAGCAGGCACTTGCTGCCCCTGTTGTCACTGTAGCTTCACCATCTGCTATTCG TGCTTGGAAGAATCTTCTTTCTGATTCAGAGTGGAACAATTCTGTTGCATGCATTGGCGAGACGACTGCTGCAATGGCAAGAAGATTAGGATTCAGAAATGTGTACTACCCAACACAACCAGGCCTGGAAGG CTGGGTAGAAAGCATTCTTGAAGCACTAGGATCATATGATGAACTATTGAGGTAA